A portion of the Granulosicoccus antarcticus IMCC3135 genome contains these proteins:
- a CDS encoding DUF1800 family protein — protein MSCFTVPAFATVYSDAENGVADWQVYDALPAGAEVVSDFDDVLDSQVIRTRGDQRNNGYLLGGTSAAAGWNNTTEFHINWRMQVAESYAIYVRVDTTDGWRYLAYTNSNSDSLANPSGEYISHGLGSSTTDGRWRVFSRDLAQDLADAQPDNALIAVNGFLVRGSVLLDDITLADAAVRQTVLPVVSSVVDANAEDGSTSGWQIFDDLPAGASIAVVADEASGSQVFELTGAGRSNGYQLGGLDSVDGWNNTTQFNIAWDMLSSESYQVYVRVDTANGWRYVVYSNSNSDSLLSSNGRDIGFGLGSASVDGQWHSIVRDLAADVATGDPGNTLLAVHGFLVRGSLRLDNIRLFDSPEVQAIPPVALISGGDRSVTLGETVVLDGSASTDDIGIAAYQWNDADGAPLGNEAQLIVTTSEAGTFSYQLTVTDESGLTATALTQISVQDGTAPTIYEDAEDSAISRWLISDTTPAGASIENIQDAARNSRVLQLTGDGQQNAFLIGNYDSRAPGWNNQLQTHLRWSMKTDAGFAIYVRLETADGFRYLIYDQYGSDRGSSSASSLRFGLGSGAHDGSWQTFTRNVRDDLGKFQPGNSLIAVHGMQFRGSFLVDDLQMLNLVDDTPGEPVFEDAEDSSISRWRITDNTPGGAAITNVRDDDRDSRVIELKGNGQANAYLLGGYDSRSPGWNNTEQTHLRWSMKTNEGFSVYVSLETADGFRYLIYDQYTSARGDEASSNLRFGLGRDAYDGSWQTFTRNIHADLASLQPGNSVIAVHGVQFRGDFLVDDIGMLTIVDASPTAVLSVTQSEGAAPLLTVFDASASSDDYGLVSYAFDFGDGSEPLSGGESVVTHSYAEAGDFTAVVTVTDSAGQSATAEIGISVLSDSEAPVASLTAAPVEGFIPLTTVLDATASTDNVGIVSYVWNFGDGTAEEGPELASVSHDYTVAGEYTATVTVSDAAGLQSSATLTITASPEAVEDNPPVAAFSIDSPQTGSTVNFLNESTDDNEVTRVLWNFGDATESGQSNELSPLYSYSSIGDYTVTLTVLDGAGQMDTATQIISITELDEESEELSIQVSSEALTGETPFTARFDASATTGGEGDLTFLWLTEMLDESGVATGEQGPSSEGALAELLLSTAGSYRVTLTVLDELENSAQTTLLVTVTEGQSSGVTPSEAARFLAQASFGATTESIAKVQSMGLEAWIDDQFTLQGAPHLDFVQTHSNGSGQEPRHEVWWRDVVDGEDQLRQRVAFALSQIFVVSDQGYTLGNAQYGVTRYYDQLREQAFGNYRELLETVTLSPVMGVYLSMLQNARGEISSNTRADENFAREVLQLFSIGLYELNIDGTKKLSGGQPIHSFTQNQIENYSRIYTGWNFGGATDWTITSINGNANKLVPMQAWPQYHDDDPKWLLGGVVAPASNGAEADLQMALDSIANHANVGPFISRQLIQRLVTSNPTPGYIARVSGVFNNNGAGVRGDLKAVVKAILLDDEARHGHENVADFGKLREPVLRLSHLWRAFNITRGSGSQNGVYNTPSPHVKDLDSVGGQAVLKSPSVFNFYHPDYAPLGAIYAQGKAAPEAEIYTDDTILSMTNRIDKQIQYGHDASDSNAKRTSYLNLSAERALAALGTTELLDHLDVLLLSGSMSDGLRSVLANHIDSLPAANTAADQSQRVRDALSLIMASPDYLVQM, from the coding sequence GTGTCCTGCTTTACAGTGCCAGCTTTTGCCACCGTTTATTCAGATGCAGAAAATGGTGTTGCTGACTGGCAGGTGTATGACGCACTTCCGGCAGGTGCTGAAGTTGTCAGTGACTTCGATGACGTTCTCGACAGTCAGGTCATCAGAACCCGTGGCGATCAGCGTAACAATGGTTACCTGTTGGGTGGTACCAGTGCCGCCGCCGGTTGGAACAACACCACCGAATTTCATATCAATTGGCGCATGCAGGTTGCCGAATCCTACGCCATCTATGTGCGAGTTGACACCACCGATGGCTGGCGTTACCTGGCTTATACGAACAGTAATAGCGATTCCCTTGCCAACCCTAGCGGTGAATACATCAGCCACGGCTTGGGCAGTAGTACCACAGACGGCCGATGGCGCGTTTTCAGTCGTGACCTGGCACAGGACCTGGCCGATGCACAGCCGGATAATGCCCTGATAGCGGTCAACGGCTTTCTGGTTCGTGGCTCTGTTCTTCTGGATGACATCACGCTGGCCGATGCGGCCGTTAGACAGACAGTTTTGCCTGTTGTCAGCAGCGTTGTGGACGCCAATGCGGAAGATGGCTCAACATCGGGCTGGCAGATATTCGATGATTTGCCGGCAGGTGCCAGCATTGCGGTTGTAGCTGATGAGGCGAGCGGCAGTCAGGTCTTTGAGCTCACCGGTGCGGGCCGCTCCAACGGCTATCAACTGGGAGGTCTGGATAGCGTTGATGGCTGGAACAACACCACACAGTTCAATATCGCCTGGGACATGCTCTCGTCTGAAAGCTATCAGGTTTATGTGCGGGTAGATACCGCCAATGGCTGGCGTTATGTGGTCTACAGCAACAGCAATTCGGACAGTCTGCTGAGCTCCAATGGTCGTGATATCGGCTTTGGTCTGGGCAGTGCTTCAGTTGATGGTCAATGGCACAGCATCGTTCGTGACCTGGCAGCAGACGTTGCTACCGGTGATCCGGGCAATACATTGCTTGCCGTGCATGGTTTTCTGGTTCGCGGCAGCCTGCGACTCGATAACATTCGTCTGTTCGATAGCCCTGAAGTCCAGGCCATACCCCCCGTAGCTCTTATCAGTGGTGGTGATCGCTCAGTGACTCTGGGCGAGACGGTGGTACTGGATGGCTCGGCAAGTACCGACGATATTGGCATTGCCGCCTACCAGTGGAATGATGCAGACGGTGCGCCATTGGGCAATGAGGCGCAACTGATTGTCACAACAAGCGAGGCGGGTACGTTTAGCTACCAGTTGACTGTGACAGACGAAAGTGGTCTGACAGCAACGGCACTCACACAGATTTCCGTTCAGGATGGCACCGCTCCCACTATCTACGAAGATGCCGAGGACTCGGCTATCAGTCGTTGGCTTATCAGTGATACAACGCCTGCCGGCGCCAGTATCGAGAACATCCAGGATGCGGCTCGTAATAGTCGGGTACTGCAGCTCACGGGTGATGGTCAGCAGAATGCATTCCTGATTGGCAACTACGACAGCCGTGCACCTGGCTGGAACAACCAGTTGCAGACGCATCTGCGCTGGTCAATGAAAACGGATGCAGGTTTTGCCATTTATGTACGTCTGGAGACAGCGGACGGCTTTCGCTACCTGATCTACGACCAGTACGGTAGTGATCGCGGCAGTAGTTCTGCCAGCAGTCTGCGATTTGGTCTGGGTAGTGGGGCACATGACGGCAGCTGGCAGACGTTCACTCGCAACGTGCGGGATGATCTGGGTAAATTCCAGCCAGGCAACTCACTCATTGCCGTTCATGGTATGCAGTTTCGTGGCAGCTTTTTGGTTGACGACCTGCAGATGCTCAACCTGGTCGACGACACTCCCGGTGAGCCGGTCTTTGAGGATGCCGAAGATTCCTCTATCTCGCGCTGGCGTATCACTGATAACACACCCGGTGGTGCTGCCATTACCAATGTCCGGGATGATGATCGCGATAGCCGTGTCATCGAGCTAAAGGGCAATGGGCAGGCGAATGCCTATCTGCTCGGTGGTTACGATAGTCGTTCACCGGGCTGGAATAACACTGAACAGACGCATCTGCGCTGGTCGATGAAGACCAACGAGGGTTTCTCTGTGTATGTCAGCCTGGAAACTGCCGACGGATTTCGCTACCTGATCTATGACCAGTACACCTCCGCTCGCGGCGATGAGGCGAGCAGTAATCTGCGATTTGGCCTGGGCCGCGACGCCTATGACGGTAGCTGGCAGACATTCACGCGCAATATCCATGCGGACTTGGCCAGCCTGCAGCCGGGTAACAGCGTTATCGCGGTTCATGGTGTGCAGTTCCGCGGAGATTTTCTGGTCGATGATATCGGCATGCTGACCATTGTGGATGCCAGTCCAACAGCGGTTCTGAGTGTCACCCAGAGCGAGGGAGCTGCGCCTCTTCTGACCGTTTTTGACGCCAGTGCATCGAGTGATGACTATGGTCTCGTCAGTTACGCCTTTGATTTCGGTGACGGTAGTGAGCCGCTCAGCGGAGGCGAGAGTGTCGTTACTCACAGTTATGCAGAAGCCGGTGATTTTACGGCTGTAGTAACCGTGACCGACAGTGCGGGGCAAAGTGCAACTGCAGAGATCGGTATCAGTGTGCTGAGCGATTCTGAGGCACCGGTCGCCAGTCTGACAGCAGCTCCTGTAGAAGGCTTTATTCCGTTGACGACGGTGCTGGATGCGACAGCGTCCACCGATAATGTAGGCATCGTCAGTTATGTCTGGAATTTTGGTGATGGCACGGCAGAAGAAGGTCCTGAACTTGCCTCAGTCAGTCATGACTATACTGTTGCCGGCGAATATACCGCCACAGTCACTGTCAGTGATGCTGCAGGATTGCAGAGCAGCGCGACACTAACCATTACGGCTAGCCCGGAAGCGGTTGAAGACAATCCGCCGGTTGCCGCATTCAGCATCGATTCACCGCAGACCGGTTCCACCGTGAATTTCCTCAATGAGTCGACTGACGACAATGAGGTCACACGTGTCTTGTGGAATTTTGGTGATGCCACCGAGTCGGGGCAATCCAATGAGCTTTCACCGCTCTACAGCTATTCGTCTATCGGCGACTACACGGTGACACTGACGGTGCTTGATGGTGCTGGACAGATGGATACGGCTACCCAGATCATCAGCATTACTGAGCTGGACGAAGAATCAGAAGAACTGTCTATCCAGGTTTCAAGTGAGGCATTGACAGGTGAGACGCCTTTTACGGCCAGGTTTGATGCATCCGCAACCACAGGTGGAGAGGGTGATCTGACATTCCTGTGGCTAACCGAAATGCTGGATGAATCGGGTGTAGCAACAGGCGAGCAAGGTCCATCATCTGAGGGCGCTTTAGCTGAATTGCTGTTATCTACTGCAGGTAGTTATCGTGTCACCCTGACGGTTCTTGACGAGCTTGAAAACAGTGCGCAGACAACTCTGCTTGTAACTGTTACCGAGGGGCAGAGCTCCGGTGTGACGCCAAGTGAGGCTGCCCGATTTCTGGCGCAGGCAAGTTTTGGTGCAACGACTGAGTCTATCGCCAAGGTTCAGAGCATGGGTCTGGAAGCGTGGATCGATGATCAGTTCACCCTCCAGGGTGCGCCACATCTGGATTTCGTCCAGACCCACAGCAATGGTAGTGGCCAGGAGCCGCGTCATGAGGTCTGGTGGCGAGATGTTGTGGATGGAGAAGACCAGCTGCGCCAGCGAGTCGCTTTTGCCCTGAGTCAGATCTTTGTGGTATCGGATCAGGGTTATACCCTGGGCAATGCACAGTACGGTGTCACTCGTTACTACGATCAGCTGCGTGAGCAGGCGTTTGGCAACTATCGGGAACTGCTTGAAACCGTGACGCTGAGCCCGGTCATGGGTGTGTATCTGAGCATGCTGCAGAACGCCAGAGGCGAGATATCCAGCAATACCCGGGCTGATGAGAACTTCGCAAGAGAGGTTCTACAGCTATTCAGTATTGGTTTGTATGAGCTGAACATCGATGGTACGAAAAAGCTCTCGGGTGGCCAGCCTATTCATAGCTTTACCCAGAATCAGATCGAGAATTATTCACGGATCTATACCGGCTGGAACTTTGGTGGAGCCACTGACTGGACGATCACCTCTATCAACGGTAATGCCAACAAACTGGTGCCGATGCAGGCCTGGCCCCAGTATCACGATGACGATCCGAAATGGTTGCTCGGTGGGGTTGTTGCTCCGGCAAGCAATGGCGCAGAAGCCGATCTGCAAATGGCGCTGGATTCGATTGCCAATCATGCGAATGTAGGGCCTTTCATCTCCAGACAGCTGATCCAACGGCTGGTTACCAGTAACCCGACGCCTGGTTATATTGCACGCGTCAGTGGCGTCTTCAACAACAATGGCGCCGGTGTTCGCGGTGATCTGAAGGCGGTCGTCAAGGCCATTCTTCTTGATGATGAAGCTCGCCATGGGCATGAGAATGTTGCTGATTTTGGCAAGTTGCGAGAACCGGTACTGCGCTTGTCGCATCTGTGGCGTGCCTTCAACATCACACGCGGTAGTGGAAGTCAGAACGGTGTTTACAACACACCCTCGCCACATGTGAAGGATCTGGATTCGGTGGGTGGACAGGCGGTACTCAAGTCGCCGTCGGTGTTCAACTTTTACCACCCTGACTATGCCCCTCTGGGAGCCATTTACGCTCAGGGTAAAGCTGCGCCAGAAGCTGAAATCTATACAGATGACACGATTCTGAGCATGACCAATCGCATCGACAAGCAGATTCAGTACGGACATGACGCCAGTGATTCCAATGCCAAGCGAACCTCATACCTGAATCTGAGTGCTGAGCGAGCGCTGGCAGCACTCGGTACAACAGAGCTTCTGGATCATCTTGATGTCCTGTTATTGTCTGGCAGCATGAGCGATGGGCTGCGCAGCGTTCTTGCCAATCATATTGACTCATTGCCAGCGGCAAATACTGCAGCAGATCAGTCACAGCGCGTGCGTGATGCGCTGAGTCTGATCATGGCGTCCCCTGATTATCTGGTCCAAATGTAA
- a CDS encoding DUF1820 family protein, whose product MTEDKVLYRVRFISQDKVYEIYAREVYQGDLYGFVVIEDLVFDTNKTVVVDPGEEKLKTEFEGVTQTIIPMHSIIRIDEVEKRGTAKVVELKGNVAQFPSPIYTPGRTPES is encoded by the coding sequence ATGACAGAAGACAAGGTTCTCTACCGCGTACGTTTCATCAGCCAGGACAAGGTGTATGAAATCTACGCGCGTGAGGTGTATCAGGGCGATCTGTACGGTTTCGTGGTTATCGAGGATCTGGTGTTCGATACCAACAAGACGGTAGTGGTCGATCCTGGCGAAGAAAAACTCAAGACTGAGTTCGAAGGCGTCACTCAAACCATCATTCCCATGCATTCGATTATCCGGATTGATGAGGTTGAAAAGCGTGGGACGGCCAAGGTTGTCGAGTTGAAAGGTAACGTTGCGCAATTTCCGTCACCAATCTACACACCAGGGCGTACACCAGAGTCATAA
- the rluB gene encoding 23S rRNA pseudouridine(2605) synthase RluB codes for MAERLQKILANSGLGSRRELETWIAAGEIRINGQTAKLGDRAELNDDLVVKGRFYKVVPDDQGLRRVLIYHKPLGEVTTRDDPEKRRTVFDNLPRLHHGRWIAVGRLDINTLGLLLMTNDGELANALMHPSSEFERQYAVRVNGRVSPEIIQKLSTGVELDDGPAKFEKIVAEVDTEHANQWFRVSLKEGRNRMVRRLWESQDLQVSRLIRTRFGPVLLPRWLVRGKVFEMPAADIEGLAKAAGLDPRPPAKMRIIPVHPRHRRKAQQRSRK; via the coding sequence ATGGCGGAACGACTACAAAAAATATTGGCCAATTCTGGTCTGGGATCACGGCGTGAGCTGGAAACCTGGATTGCGGCTGGCGAAATTCGGATAAACGGGCAGACTGCCAAGTTGGGCGATCGTGCCGAACTCAACGATGATCTGGTGGTCAAGGGGCGATTCTACAAGGTAGTCCCTGACGATCAGGGATTGCGTCGTGTTCTTATCTATCATAAGCCCCTGGGTGAGGTCACTACCCGCGACGATCCTGAAAAACGACGGACGGTTTTCGACAACCTGCCGCGTCTGCATCATGGGCGCTGGATAGCTGTTGGTCGACTGGACATCAATACACTGGGTTTGCTGCTGATGACCAATGATGGAGAGCTGGCAAACGCCTTGATGCATCCATCATCAGAATTCGAACGCCAGTATGCGGTGCGGGTGAATGGACGAGTCAGCCCGGAAATCATCCAGAAGCTGTCAACCGGTGTAGAGCTGGACGATGGTCCTGCCAAATTCGAAAAAATCGTGGCAGAGGTGGACACCGAGCATGCCAACCAATGGTTCAGGGTCTCCTTGAAAGAAGGACGCAATCGTATGGTGCGTCGCCTGTGGGAATCCCAGGATCTGCAAGTGAGTCGTTTGATTCGTACCCGTTTTGGTCCGGTGCTGTTACCGCGCTGGCTGGTGCGAGGCAAGGTCTTCGAGATGCCGGCTGCGGATATCGAGGGACTCGCCAAGGCGGCTGGTCTGGACCCGCGTCCGCCAGCAAAGATGCGTATCATTCCTGTTCACCCCAGACATCGCCGCAAGGCACAGCAAAGAAGCCGTAAATGA
- the moaB gene encoding molybdenum cofactor biosynthesis protein B: protein MSNTSFTNFKPLNIAVLTISDTRGEEDDISGKKLVTGLTEAGHVNCDKAIVRDDKYAIRAVISRWIADSTVDVVLTTGGTGITGRDGTPEAIKPLLDKEIEGFGEMFRVLSYEDIKTSTLQSRALAGVANATYLFVLPGSSGACKTAWEKLICFQLDARTKPCNLVQLMPRLNEI from the coding sequence ATGAGCAATACTTCTTTCACTAATTTCAAACCGCTTAACATTGCGGTCCTCACCATCTCGGACACACGAGGTGAAGAGGATGATATTTCCGGCAAAAAACTGGTGACAGGCCTCACCGAGGCTGGCCATGTCAATTGCGACAAGGCCATTGTGCGGGATGACAAATACGCCATTCGAGCCGTTATATCGCGCTGGATAGCCGATTCGACCGTCGATGTTGTGCTGACAACAGGCGGCACCGGCATCACGGGTCGCGATGGAACCCCTGAAGCCATCAAGCCATTACTGGACAAAGAGATCGAAGGTTTCGGTGAAATGTTCCGGGTTTTGTCCTACGAAGACATCAAAACATCCACCCTGCAATCGCGTGCACTGGCAGGTGTTGCCAACGCCACCTATCTGTTTGTCCTGCCCGGATCGAGCGGCGCCTGCAAAACCGCCTGGGAAAAACTGATCTGCTTCCAGCTTGATGCCCGCACCAAACCCTGCAATCTGGTGCAGCTCATGCCCCGACTAAACGAGATTTAG
- the djlA gene encoding co-chaperone DjlA produces MVWGKLLGGTFGFMIGGPLGAVLGTALGHTFDKGMKLQLSHDVADEDLAPGEAGRIKMAFFTATFSVMGYIAKADGIVDKSEIALAEALMSSMNLDDELRAAAIKLFNEGKQEGFDAEALVLQFREECQQQTSLYRMFVEILIQAALADGVMTSDEEVALLKVAGILGFSEYSFRQLEMLVRFSMGADQSGGTGRGYGAGVGSGTGSGPKPGAGGGRRRTAPEASGQMTLREAFVVLGVESSDDRSTVKQAYRRLMSQHHPDKLVSKGLPDEMIKLATDKTQHIQKAYEKIKESKNW; encoded by the coding sequence ATGGTGTGGGGAAAACTGCTGGGCGGTACGTTCGGCTTCATGATCGGCGGCCCGCTGGGGGCCGTGCTGGGCACAGCTTTGGGTCATACGTTCGACAAAGGCATGAAATTGCAGTTGTCGCACGATGTCGCCGATGAGGACTTGGCACCAGGCGAGGCCGGTCGCATCAAGATGGCCTTTTTCACCGCGACCTTTTCGGTCATGGGATATATCGCCAAAGCCGATGGAATAGTAGACAAGTCTGAAATAGCCCTGGCCGAGGCTCTGATGTCCAGTATGAATCTGGATGACGAGCTGCGGGCGGCGGCCATCAAGCTGTTTAATGAAGGTAAGCAGGAAGGCTTTGACGCCGAGGCCCTGGTTCTGCAGTTTCGTGAGGAGTGCCAGCAACAAACCAGTCTCTACCGCATGTTCGTGGAAATCCTCATTCAGGCGGCTCTGGCTGACGGGGTTATGACCTCTGATGAGGAGGTTGCTCTGTTGAAGGTGGCGGGCATTCTCGGCTTTTCCGAATATTCTTTCCGCCAGCTGGAGATGCTGGTGCGTTTCAGTATGGGGGCCGATCAGAGCGGTGGAACCGGTCGGGGCTATGGCGCAGGGGTGGGCAGTGGTACTGGCTCTGGTCCCAAGCCAGGAGCTGGCGGCGGTCGTCGCCGCACAGCACCAGAAGCTTCAGGCCAGATGACGTTGCGCGAGGCCTTTGTTGTACTGGGAGTGGAATCCAGTGACGACCGATCAACCGTGAAACAGGCCTATCGCCGCCTCATGAGTCAGCACCATCCCGATAAGCTGGTGTCCAAAGGCTTGCCGGATGAAATGATAAAGCTGGCAACTGACAAGACTCAGCACATCCAGAAAGCCTACGAGAAAATCAAGGAAAGCAAGAACTGGTAG
- the truD gene encoding tRNA pseudouridine(13) synthase TruD: protein MIDTPAAFGPALFKAFYKVQPLDFQVSEVLDIQLDGAGEHLYLHIEKTATNTDEVASLLENTCSLTSADIGVSGLKDRHAVTRQWFSVKTPLELQVITEALEAFNETAKAQAEAMVVAAEASGEGQVSGKVPYCKQLTLLESVRHSRKLRSGAHSGNGFVIILRDIESLSSDPAVDFAASVDERIAALAANGFPNYIGPQRFGLGGQNLVRARQWFRQPKKRTSRQQRSLWLSAARSALFNDICAARVRQGSWQSLLQGEPAVLDGTRSFFDTTEVTSEELETRLAAFDIHPSGAWWGRGRTLAQGACADFEQQIVSEHADLCAGLERGGLTQERRALRARAVGLQHVWLDENTLELRFHLSPGVFATTLLLELGLCNEPAR from the coding sequence ATGATTGATACCCCTGCTGCCTTCGGCCCCGCCTTGTTCAAAGCCTTCTACAAGGTTCAACCTCTAGACTTTCAGGTCAGCGAGGTACTGGATATTCAGCTTGATGGGGCGGGCGAACATCTCTATCTGCACATTGAGAAAACAGCGACCAATACGGACGAGGTGGCCAGTCTGCTGGAAAACACCTGTTCTCTGACTTCCGCAGATATCGGTGTTTCGGGTTTGAAGGACAGGCACGCGGTTACTCGTCAGTGGTTCAGTGTGAAGACACCGTTGGAGTTGCAGGTCATTACCGAAGCGCTTGAGGCTTTCAATGAGACCGCTAAGGCCCAGGCCGAAGCGATGGTGGTGGCCGCTGAAGCGAGCGGCGAGGGGCAGGTCTCTGGCAAGGTGCCCTATTGCAAGCAGTTGACGTTGCTGGAGAGTGTTCGTCATTCACGCAAGCTGCGCAGTGGAGCGCATAGCGGCAACGGCTTCGTCATCATCTTGCGTGATATCGAATCATTGTCCAGCGATCCGGCGGTAGATTTTGCAGCCTCTGTTGACGAGCGGATAGCGGCACTGGCTGCCAACGGATTTCCCAACTATATCGGCCCGCAGCGATTTGGTCTCGGCGGCCAGAACCTGGTGAGAGCACGGCAGTGGTTCAGGCAGCCTAAAAAACGTACATCAAGACAGCAACGCAGTCTTTGGTTGTCAGCGGCCCGCAGCGCCCTGTTCAATGATATTTGTGCGGCCAGGGTCAGACAGGGGAGTTGGCAGTCTTTGTTGCAGGGCGAGCCGGCGGTGCTTGATGGTACTCGCAGCTTCTTCGATACGACGGAAGTGACCAGTGAGGAGCTGGAAACTCGCCTGGCCGCGTTTGATATTCATCCCAGTGGCGCCTGGTGGGGGCGTGGCCGTACCTTGGCTCAAGGGGCGTGTGCTGATTTTGAACAACAGATAGTGAGTGAGCATGCCGATCTATGCGCAGGCCTGGAGCGTGGTGGTTTGACGCAGGAAAGACGTGCTTTGCGTGCCCGTGCTGTCGGTCTGCAGCATGTCTGGTTGGATGAAAACACGCTGGAGTTGCGTTTTCACTTGTCGCCGGGTGTCTTTGCGACCACTTTGTTGCTCGAATTAGGACTCTGTAACGAGCCGGCACGATAG
- the glpE gene encoding thiosulfate sulfurtransferase GlpE, protein MSQYARLSSEDAHQMLLDQPVNIVDIRDADSFQLAHITEAVHLDNTGMQSFINDTNQDIPLIVCCYHGNMSQSAGAYLAEKGFAEVYSLDGGFAEWASRFPDDCEPD, encoded by the coding sequence ATGTCCCAATACGCTCGCCTGTCCTCTGAGGATGCCCACCAGATGCTGCTTGACCAGCCGGTCAACATTGTGGATATCAGGGATGCAGACAGTTTCCAGCTGGCGCATATTACCGAAGCTGTTCATCTGGACAACACCGGCATGCAATCCTTTATCAACGACACCAATCAGGACATCCCTCTGATTGTCTGCTGCTATCACGGCAATATGAGCCAGAGTGCAGGCGCTTATCTGGCAGAAAAAGGGTTTGCAGAGGTTTACAGCCTTGATGGCGGCTTTGCCGAATGGGCTTCACGCTTTCCTGATGATTGTGAGCCGGATTGA
- the wecB gene encoding non-hydrolyzing UDP-N-acetylglucosamine 2-epimerase: protein MKNIMVVCGTRPEAIKMAPLVRRLKTLTEFRTTLCSTGQHREMLDQVMSLFDLQPEIDLGVMRAGQDLIDVTTDVMLGLRTCFANQRPDLVLVHGDTNTTFAATLAAYYHMIPVHHVEAGLRTGNLLSPWPEEGNRKLTGALAAHHYAPTASSRQNLLNEGIDDNSITVTGNTVIDALFDVVNQLENDASLRDSLAKSLPTLDPDRKLILVTGHRRENFGDGFENICKALATLAKRDDVQIIYPVHLNPNVQEPVKRHLQHLDNVHLIPSQGYLAFTYLMTQSHIILTDSGGVQEEAPSLGKPVLVMRETTERPEAVDAGTVRLVGTDQEKIVTEVNRLLDDHSAWIDMSKSTNPYGDGTACELIINNLLQE, encoded by the coding sequence GTGAAAAACATCATGGTTGTATGCGGTACCCGACCAGAAGCCATCAAGATGGCGCCTCTGGTCAGGAGACTGAAAACGTTAACGGAATTTCGGACAACCCTCTGCTCTACCGGTCAACATCGGGAAATGCTGGACCAGGTCATGTCCTTGTTCGACCTGCAACCAGAAATTGACCTGGGAGTCATGCGTGCCGGTCAAGATCTGATAGATGTGACGACCGACGTCATGCTCGGCCTGCGTACCTGTTTTGCCAATCAGCGGCCCGATCTGGTGCTGGTGCATGGTGATACCAACACAACGTTTGCTGCAACGCTGGCAGCCTACTATCACATGATCCCGGTGCATCATGTCGAAGCAGGCCTGCGAACCGGCAATCTGTTATCTCCATGGCCAGAAGAAGGCAATCGAAAACTGACCGGCGCCCTGGCCGCTCACCATTACGCACCCACCGCATCCTCACGTCAGAACCTGCTGAATGAAGGCATTGATGACAACAGCATCACCGTGACGGGCAACACGGTTATCGATGCATTGTTTGATGTCGTCAATCAACTGGAAAATGACGCCTCGTTACGAGATTCGCTTGCCAAGTCCCTGCCGACGCTGGACCCTGACAGAAAACTGATTCTGGTGACCGGGCATCGACGAGAGAACTTTGGAGACGGGTTCGAGAACATTTGCAAAGCACTGGCCACCTTGGCCAAGCGTGATGATGTACAGATAATCTATCCCGTTCACCTGAATCCGAACGTACAAGAACCCGTCAAACGTCACCTCCAGCATCTGGATAACGTGCATTTGATTCCATCGCAAGGCTATCTGGCATTTACCTACCTGATGACACAGAGCCACATCATTTTGACCGACAGTGGCGGTGTGCAGGAAGAGGCGCCATCGTTGGGAAAACCCGTACTGGTCATGCGAGAAACCACAGAACGCCCGGAAGCTGTCGACGCTGGAACCGTACGGTTGGTTGGTACAGACCAGGAAAAAATTGTCACCGAAGTGAATCGACTGCTTGACGACCACTCGGCATGGATCGACATGAGTAAATCAACCAATCCCTACGGTGATGGAACTGCCTGCGAGCTGATCATCAACAACCTTCTACAAGAATAA